AAGAGGttgaaataaatgtgtgtgtactgtgtttgtgtagagAGAGCAATAAGTGATGGGAGGGAAAAAGCTGATGGAGAAAGAGGGCAAgctagagagagtgaaaggaagGAGGGTTGTGTGATCTTGTGTAAATAAAACAAGACATGACATAAATGTATACTCccactgtctctcacacacacacacacacacacacacacacacacacacacacacacacacacacacacacacacacacgttcgaCTCCCTGGTGTCTCTGTTTGTGGTATCCATAAACACAGCGGCGGGACGGGAGCCCGAGTCCAGGGCTGGAACATCCACGCCTCCACTGGCTGGCCCACAGCTGGTGTGTCACTCCCTCCGTCAGAAACTCTCCGCCCGGCAGGCCGCTTCAGACTGCTTCCACTTTTAGCACCAATCAGCGAGCCATGTTAAGGGAACACCCCGGAGACGGAGAGCGGAACAGGGCCGCGGCTGgctgggtggtgggggggtgccTACATAGAGGGCTGAAGGGAATGGATGGAGACTGGATCTAGAGCAGGAGTTGATGGAGCCTGGATCTAGTCCAGAATGGGttgctatgtgtgtatagactgttatcctgtttgtgtgtgtgtataagtatatatactctttggatcccgtgaggggaaatttagtctctgcatttagcccaatccgtgaattagtgaaacacactctgcagtctgcacacagtgaacacctctgcagtctgcacacagtgaacacacagtgaggtgaagcacacactaatcccaacgcagtgagctgcctgcaacaacagcggcgctcggggagcagtgaggggttaggcgccttgctcaagggcacttcagccgctttctactggtcagggttcgaaccggcaaccctccggtaaaaagtctgaagtgtgtgtgtgtgtgtgtgtgtgtgtgtgtgtgtgtgtgtgtgtgtgtgtgtgtgtgtgtgtgtgtgagagagagagaactggtgTGACTGACTGCCTTCTCAtttccttcctttttttttcaaaaaatggTGGCTATTTTTAGCGCATGACGGCACTGGCGGTTAGGGGAAAATGTGAGTGAGTTAGCAactgggagggaggagaggttgGCCTCTTACAACTGCCTTtccgtcttcctctctctctctctctctccctctccctctccctccacttCGCACTCATGATCACAGGATTCCAGCCTGGCTCCCTCCACCCAGTACCACTAACCACCATCAACCCTCAAGTGATTTGGGTGTCAAATTTCACAGGGGGGTCTGAAATTGAATCTGAAATGACAAGGCGTCTGATGATTTTGAGAGCAGGCTCTGGGTATGGGATAAGTGCTGTCGCAGGCCTTTTGCCtgggtgtgtggtgttgggaggGTGTAAACTGTTATGGGCCGGTTTTAATTGCTCATCACTTGACTTGTACTTGGGCATTCAACAGTTGTCACAAACAAAAACGTTACTTCTTTCTCTGTAGAaacacttgtttgtttgtgtgtgtgtgtgtgtgttagggttgggtatccttcaaatcttttcttctttcctctgtgtgtgtgtgtgtgtgtgtgtgtgtgtgtgtgtgtgcgcgtgtgcctgTGCCAATGTGTGAGTTGAAGTAGGAGTGGCGGCCTGTGTGTTTTTGCCCATAAAAGTCTGTGTCAGTCTGTCGtcttttgtatttgtgttcttttatttttgtcccaagttttttgtttgtttgtgtgtgtgtgcgcgtgtgtgcgtttgcgtgtTTGGCAAAAGATTTCCTGCAGTTGACCTTTATAAATGAAACAGTGAGCACAGACTCCCTGAGGGATAGTCTTTTAAGGGAGCGTGTACAACAGTGgcctttttatgtgtgtgtttccatgcgTTAGTACTCCTCtcagtaggacacacacactcctacacaaaacactctacatgtacacacacaagctgtcATTTCAGAAAACACTCCATACTCCCATATGCAGCCCCACAAACGTGAGgatctctgcacacacacacacgcacacccacacttCAACTTGCAACCTGAACAGACTGCTTTTAACTTTTCTGTTGGGTTGTGCTCTATTCTTTCATttctctatatatctatctctccctctctttccctttctttcttactcACTCCCCTGTTTCTCCTCCTTTTATACTCTTTCTTCTGTACTTGTTCTTGTCATTTactgcactttctttcttattttccatattccccccccccccccccccatctcattATCGTTTCAACATTCTTCAGGttgatttgttttcatgcttATTTCAGACTTGGCCATTTATAAATTAAATGATGGTGTGTTGTAGAGAATGAGTAGGACTGTAACCCTAGTGATGCTAGTACTGTACTCACTATCTTTACCCCCCCGTCCCCCCTCTCTATAGGCCCAGAACAGGCAGACGAATGTGTTGGCCGCTGCTAAAGTGATCGACACCCAGAcagaggaggagctggaggactACATGGTGGAGATCGACATCCTGGCATCATGTGACCATCCCAATATTGTCAAGCTCCTAGATGCCTACTACTACCTGAACAAGCTatgggtgagcacacacacacacacacacacacacacacacacacacagagagaggcaaaCACTTATCCTGTTGGTCCATAGCCCCTATATGCACAGCACTGCTAGGGCATGCCATGGgtcaacacactcactcacactgtgGATCCTGTTCCATGTTCCATTGGGTTCTAGTGGGTTCCGCACTACTGGCTTTCTCGGGTGTCCTGCCCTAGCATTAAAGGGAGGTCAGGCTAAGGTCCGGCTCTGGTctgacagccagagagagaacTCATGAATTAACCAGCTTCAGCCATGGCCTttaggggacacacacacacacacacacacacacactttcagtagATGCCCTCTGCCCTTGCCTCCCTCATAAGTGCTGAGTTAAACAAAAGCCAAAGGATCATCCTGCGGAATGTTCATGAAACGGCAAGTAAAAATCTTTCTCTGGCCAGTCTCCTTGACAACAGCTCACTGACTAAAGcttgtgtttgagtttgtgaatgATGTCATCAGAGTTGGGAGAAGGACTGAACCAGGCAGAGGGAGAGCGATAAATAAATCTCTCTCAGTTTTGAGCTTCACAGGTTGGGCTGTACAAGACTTTTGCTAGCTGTCTTATTTCATCTCCTCATGTTGAGATCATTTTCCATTGATATGAATGCAACGGACACTAAGATATTGATGTAGACTCATCTCAGTGCTCTGATTGTGAATGAGTATATGGGGAGTCCATCCATATACTGATTCTGGTAGAGggctgtgtgtgcacgtgtgtgtgtgtgtgtgtgtgtgtgtgtgtgtgtgtgtgtgcacgtatgtgtgtgtgtgtgtacacgtgtgcatGCCCAgttagttatgtgtgtgtgtagtggtgtatATAAGTGCAGACGGGCCTGTATTGATTTGTATGACACCTGATACCAGCACTTAGATTACCCATCTGATCCCCATCAGACTTACAGCGGGGGCCTCGCTAACCAAACACTATTGTCCTCCCGATCACAAGAtaatacagaacacacacacacacacacacacacacacacacacacacacacacacacacacaatatgcagaCACATGGTCtgacaggcgcacacacacacacacacacacacacagagggagagatttTGTTTCACACATAGCAGCTATTTGTCCATTTTccatttgctgtgtgtgttgatggtggAAATGGAGTGGTTAGGGTTTAGCTCTACACAGCACAGCTATGGGCACACTGCCCATAGCTGTTTTAATGGGCCTGGTGGCAGagacttgcgcacacacacacacacacacacacacatatacagatagGCCAATTTCATTGAACGAAGACCCACAGACACATGCAGCAATGTAatgccaccccacccccaccccccccccccccccccaaccgctagcacacacacacacacacacacacacacacacacacacacacacacacacagagacgggTTTTCCCCTTGGCCCTGGTGTCTGGCGATGATTTGGCCCTGACTACTGGACACCCTGTTGGCCCCTCCCTGTATTCTGCCAATGGCCAGCTGCTTACAGAATGGAACACTCACTCTTCATTTCAATTtgttcctcatccctctctttctctctctttctttctttctctctttctatccctacCCTCTACATTTCCATTTTCTTTACTCCTTTTATGCTCCTGACTTAATCTATCTTTTCTGTCTTCTTCaatcctctttttttctcttctctctccctccccccattcctctctctctttctctctccctctctccagatCCTGATTGAGTTCTGTGGGGGAGGAGCGGTGGATGCTGTAATGCTGGGTGAGTTTTGCTGCGTGTCTGAAACAGAAAGTGAGTCGGTGCTGAACGGCTCACTGAGAGGAACCCGAAAGCAACGCGGTGCATGGAACAGATGGAGCTGGACTGTGGAGCAACTCTCACACAGACCCACAGACCCAGCAGGAATCTGCCCAGGTTTCAGGGCTCTGAAACTCAAtactgaaacacacatacatacatacatacacacacacacacacagacacacagacacacagacatacatacatacacacacacacacagacacacacacacacacagacacacacacatacagacagacacacacacaccacaacatgcTCAGTTCCTCCTGGAACTTCTGAAAATCACTGTTCAGAGTTCTTGGGTCTCTTCAAGAAGCTGTCTGCGTTGGGCAACTCAgctctctgtgctgtgtgtgttggcacagTGTTCATGTGGGggtgtgcatgagtgtatgagggagaaagagagaaggaaagatgcATTACATCAGCACTCACTTGTTtatatctgcatgtgtgtctaaCTCAAACTAAATGTACAGATACGCTGtatccacgtgtgtgtgtgtgtgtgtgtgtgtgtgtgtgtgtgtgtgtgtgtgtgtgcgtatgcgtgtgcacTGACCGTGTGAGTGAGTAATAGAGAGACTGTAAGAGCAGGGATGGGCAGCTTCTCCTGGTTGACAGTGCTGACACAGGCTGTTGCTGTGtactgctctttctctttctttctttctctcactctctctcctcctcacactcacgcacagaCACAGGATTTTCCCCAATACTCTGAACAAAGCAATGGAATGGCAGCTTGCTGACCTGCTGATTTTCGCTGCGTCAGCGAAATGCTCAGCCCAACCTGAagcacacccctacacacagacacacctgtgATGTGCCTACGTACATGCTCACAGTACAGCTCCACCTAGCCCAGTTTATTATTACCATTGTCTttgcgtgtttattttgggttgaCTGTGTTTATCTTACACTCACAGTGTGTCATATTATGTTGGGTTGCCCACCTAGTTCttccagtttgtgtgtgtgtgtgtgtgggggggggggggggtgttggctcACACCTGCGGGTGTCCCAGTGTTCTCTCACACAGCcagtcacacatgcatgcacacacagcaggtTATAACGTTGTCATTAAGACtgatttgtgggtgtgtgtatgtgtgtgtatgtttgtgtgtatgtgtgtcttaccATCTCGACGCTTTCATAAGTGAGGGGGGGTTCGGACTTATACACGGGCCATACAGGACCAGTGAAATTCCTTACGCCTATTGGAGCAGCTTCCTTCATTCCTGTGATCAATGAGCTGCCCTGATTGATTGAAACGGTAACACAAGCGTATGCCAGGCCAGAGACTGAGAGATGAGAAGATAAAGATTAGTCAGTGATTGGAGTCAAGCTGCTTGTTTACCATAGAAACGTCCTGGGCAGAAAAGGCTCTCTGTCCCTCAAATGACCTGTGTGGCCCATGCTCCTTATTAGCGCAACGTCTGTGTGAGTCCACTATATTTTCACCTATTAGCCAGCTTTGGCCTGCCACCAGCCAGATATTCGCTGGCAGCTACTTCATaggcactaccaccatgacttGGCGTACTTGATGGATGAAGTGTTGTCCGAGAGGTGACCAAGGCTGCTCATTCTGGCCCGTGCACATGACCAATCATGTTCTCCAGGGCAATGGGCCAGCCAATCATGCGCTAGACTCTGGTACATTTTAAATCATTCGCCTGCTGTCAAAAATTCGCTCATTCAGCCAGTCATGTGCTTTGATGTATACAGACAGCCAATTATGTGCTTTTGACTAAACAGTCAGCCAACCATGTGATCTGTATTATTTAGTCATGTGGTTTACAGTTTTCAGTCAGCCAATCATATGCTGTTTTGAATTCATCCCAGTGACCAGATAGAGTTTGTTGATTTGAAGATGGCtcagacagacactcacagaGTTCCTGAGATTATTGCTGATAGTTGTTGAGTTCACTGGGTTCACTAGTCAGACTTGAGACGGATCAGAATGTGACTAGAACTCTCCATGGGTCGTGATAGGTTTGCACTGTTACCAATGGCAACAGTTTTGGTAGAGGAGTGTTATGTAACAATGATGTGTCATTGCTGCGTGATGAGATTGTAAATGTTATGGCTAGCTGAAGATAGCCATGGACCCTTTCAGCTGACTGAACTTAAAATAGAAACCACTATTGTTGGTATGTCAAATAGAGGTGACTGCAAGATAACTAagtcctgtgtgtttgtgtgtgtgcgtgcatgctcgTGCACTAACGATTGTGCTTTTGGTcatgtttgtattttatttattgtttatgtatgtttgtcatttgtgtgtgtgtgtgtgtgtgtgtgtgtgtgtagagctggAGCGGCCATTGACGGAGCCCCAGATCCGTGTGGTGTGTAAGCAGACTCTAGAGGCACTCCAGTATCTCCATGACAACAAAGTCATCCATCGCGACCTGAAGGCTGGGAACATCCTCCTCACCATTGGCGGAGAGATCAAGCTGGGTAgcacacctcctctcctctctcctctcctctctcatcccctcttacgtccctccactcctcctctctctccccttgtcTCCTCCTCACTACTCATCCTCTCGGTTTAAGACAGGAGCTAAGCTTCCCCTTTGGCACTTTCATTAATCAGAGCATCATTCCCCCACCAGCAATTGAATTAGGCTGTTGTAATTAttacattctttctttctttctttctttctttctctctttctctttctctctttctttctcactcacactctcactctttctttctctctctctcactcacactctcactctttctttctctctctctttctctctttctcactcacactctctctcactctcactctttctttctctctctcacagctgACTTTGGTGTGTCTGCTAAGAACACAAAAACCCTTCAGCGGAGAGATTCCTTCATCGGGACACCATACTGGTGAGTCAGTCCATTATTGTTATTGTCGCTATGGTTACAGCCAGCGGCTGCAGGACTTCCTGCCTCTTATCTGTTGCCGGTGTCCGCTAATGTTGATCTGAAGATCACATCAGTTGAATGTatggtctgttgatggtctATGTTTCTGTTAGAACTGGATTAAGGCTGacattgcatactgtaacttatattttacacacacacacacacacacacacacacacacatagcggtAGCCAGTGGGTACAGAGTATGTGAACCTCCCTCCCGAGTCCCAATGTCGTGAGCACCCATGGGTGTTGCCCTCTTTGCTAGCACGCCCGCCTCCCAGTCCAAGCTCCTGCACGTTTGTTGGGGCAGGAGCAGGCTGATCTGCCCAGTGAGAAACcaatgcaggacacacacacacacacacacacacacacacacacactcacgctcaccTGTAGTTTTTCTCCCCCCTGCTCTGCTTCAGGATGGCCCCTGAGGTGGTGATGTGTGAGACCTCTAAAGACCGGCCGTATGACTATAAGGCAGATATCTGGTCCCTGGGCGTCACCCTGATCGAGATGGCCGAGATCGAGCCCCCCAACCATGAGCTCAACCCCATGAGGGTGCTTCTGAAGATCGCCAAGTCCGAACCCCCCTCACTTATGAAACCGTCGAgatggtaagacacacacacacacacacacacacattattgtcCACCTCTGTCCACATTAAAGACAAATAATATATGAGCGTACTGTACAGTAGTTAGTTACTGTGGCCAGTGATGGCTATGTGAGGGTGAATAGGGACAGACGCTAGAGGAAACCCAACAGGGGTCATTTGTTTGCTCTTTTGTTTCGTGTTGGAGGATAAAACAATAGGAAACAAAAGAGCAAACAACAAATGACAGACAGATGTTGGTTCCCCTTTACAGCGAGCCTGTGAATactcacacacgtgcacaaGCATGTAGAGACACTCATTGCAGACGTGCGGTATAGCGCTCAGCCAAACTCACGCGTGTGCCTACACACATACCCATTTATCTGATGTGAATGCTGAAAGGGGATCCTCCAAAGGCCTAGTTAATCAACCATAGAGTGATGGTTCAGTGGAAGTGCTCAGGTTGTGCAATACTCTGATGATTCACAATTCATCAGCCAACTGCCTCGCCTTCGACCATGGGGGATTGCATCACTGCAGTAATCATGATCTGATGCAAAAGAGGGCCTGTAGTCATGGTAACGgctggtctgtgtgtctgtatccgGGCAGGTCAGCAGAGTTTAAAGACTTCCTGCGTAAGTGCCTGGACAAGAACATGGACAACCGGTGGACTACAGCTCAGCTGCTGCAGGTAAGGGTCTGCCTACATATGCCCTCTACATATACAACTACTGCTACTACAacacttaacccttaaaggtgtaggtttttgaacattctaagttccgcaacaattgaaggttctaaaattctatgttgaattcaatgaacccagatattctttagaatgttcatttctcaacattcccgtcacaccggtgtgactgtactcctttaagggttaatggcCAATACTACCACAATAATACTATTAATACAAGACACACCGGCATCAATACACCCCAAAAACAATAATGAATACAACATCTCCATTAtaatctctctgtccctcttgctctccctcactctctttctctgagacATGCTTttcgactctctctctctctctctctctctcacacacacacacacacacacacacacacacacacacacacacacacacacacacacacacacaatcactgatttcttctctatccctctgtctctgcctctgtcCAGCATCCATTTGTTGTGAGTGTGGTGGATAATAAGCCCATGAGAGAGCTGATTGCAGAGGCCAAAGCTGAGGTCACTGAGGAGATTGAAGAGggcaaagaggaggaagaggaggatgacacGGACCCACTGCTGGTAcatgcctctctctcacccactcactcactcacacacacacacacacacacacacacacgttacatacTTTATTTGATTCTACTTAAAAAGGCACATTTGATTAGAAATCACATTTTCTGAATAATCTAATAGTTCAGCAATCTATCATTACAAGAAACAGAACAAGACACGTACAAGAAACACTGTCTTTTCCAAATAAACATGCTTCATATAACTTGATATGGAACAGTACTTTGTGAGCTGTTTGGCCTGTTTTATGTACCCCCAAATGCAAAGTCTGCGAACTGCCAACCTATGTACATGGCCTAGGCTGCCATACACCAACACCATGAGCACAATGAGATTTGTATTGTAGGTTATCAATGGCAGAGATCGAAGGGTGGTATTTTAGAGCTTTTAGAAATACACACATGATATGAGAGGTTCACAGGATCATTTATTTGTTAAAATGGATCATTTGTTTGAAGAGCTAGAGAATATTATTGTTGAACTTCAGCTAAGCTGTGCTGTCCAGTTTCCCTCACAGACTGGATATTATTTGATGAGAAACCAGGGCAGTGTGTGTTATATTAGTGTCATGAGGCCATCACatgagcactcacacacacacacacacagacactgtgtgGAGCTGGGCTAAACACACTCTGTTTTGTTTGGGAGGAGAGATGgcctcagcatgtgtgtgtgtgtgtgtgtgtgtgtgtggatggcctGGGGGTAGCTTGGAGACCTCAGGGGGCTCTGTGTCCTGTGGTAGTGAAGCTCCATGACGCGCCATTCTAAGAAGCCATAGAGCAAGGGGTCAATTTACAGGGTTATTAGTCTTATGAGGGGATACTTCAGACAGAACAATAATCCACAATGTTTTCATTGTAGAAAACCTTGTGGAATATTGCTCTCTCCATATTTGGTTACGGTTGGATACTTCAGAGAGAACAACATTCCTCAAACCGAGTGACAACTCATTAGCCATGATGCTTGGGTTTGAGTTAAAGTTAAGAACTTGTCAAATGTCTTCACTTTGCTATGTGTATGTCCCTGAatgtgattgtttttttttgtgtgtgtaggtggtgccTAGCCACAAGCGTGCCTTGTCGGATGCCAGCGCCGGCAGCTCAGAGGACGAGAGGGGCATCCCTAGCCCTGCCCCCTTGGATGCCGTCTCTGAGATGGCAGAGCCCGAGCCACAACCCtatcaggtcaaaggtcatgaggagaaggaggtggtgGTCATGGAGACACCTGCTGGAACTGAGGAGGAAGTGCAGGCCAGGGCAGAAGATGAGGACAAAGACCAACCAGAAGCAGTCCCAGAAGTACAGGACACTGTACCGGTCATCAGTGAGACTGAGGAGAAAGACAAGAAGATTGAGAtcaatgagagaaagagtgaagaaaaggaggaggaggaagaggagaagaagagggagaagaTAGAGAAGAAGGTGGAAGAAGAAAAGGAGGCTGATGTGAGTGAAGAGGTGAAGGCTGAGGTGAAAGAGGTAGAGGAAGAAGAGGTGATGAAGGAAGATGATGAAGTGAATGGGGAGGAAGAACAGAAAGAATTAGAGATGGAGAACAATGAGGAGAAGGAAgacaaagtgattgagaaactTCCTCCGCTTTCCGATGCCTCAGAACGGGCAGACGCCGAGACAGGAGAAGAGATCAACCATAAGCCTGAGGAACCGGTAGACAAGCCAGCAGAACCACAGGAACCTGAAGAACAGAAGCCTGAAGTGGAAACTGCAGCTGAGCCAGCGGAACAGTCCGACAGCATTTCTGCAGAGCCCAAAGAACTGCCCACGAGAACTGGAGGGTCTGAGAAACTGGACAGCACAACAGAAACCAAGAAagacaaagaagaagaagaagaggaagagaaggatgcTAAAGAGGAACCAGCTGAAGGAGGTGAACTCTCCTCAGATGGAGCTGCAGCAGCGGTGGAGTCCACAGAGAACCCCTCAGAGGCCATCTCTCAGGAGGAGGTTCAGGGAGCAGAGGAAGAGGTggtgaagggagaggaggaagagaaggaagagaaagaggtagagaatGACAAGTCTCCAGACCTAGGAAAGGTTGCCGACGAGGAAAAGAAGGAGTCACTGACAGAGCCGCCAGTAACGTCAGTAACAGATGTTCCCCCGGTGATTGTTGTCGAGGGCGATGAGGGCATTCAGACCACGGTGACAAAAgttgaggaggagaaggaaaaagagaagGATTCTGATTCAGGGAACAGCTCGGCTGCTGACACCAACAGCATTGACATCAACCTGTCCATATCCAACTTCCTGTCCAAAAACAAGGACGGCTCCGTCTccatacaggtgtgtgtgtcttcaggtGTCTGACTTGACTGCATCTCAACCAGGTCGttatttttatgtttgtgtgagtttattgctgtgtgtgtgtgttttcatatgaGTGTGAATATCTCATTAGCATGTGAAGCGATGTACAACTCTCTGACCTCTGACTGACCTATGACCCTTGACCCTCACCTCACCCTCAGGACACCAGACGTCAGAAAAAGACCCTGAAGAAGACGCGCAAGTTCATGGTGGACGGTGTAGAGGTCAGCGTGACCACTTCCAAGATCGTCACCGACAACGACACCAAGAGTGAAGAGCTGCGCTTCCTCAGGTGTTTTGTCTTTACCCTTCACCTCTTAACAATATGGACACTGATTTTTTCCAATGTAGAGATGGGATCTTTAGTGGCTGCTATTATGTTGACACAATGTTGAGTATATGTGTTGGAAGCTGGCTTCAGTGATGGTAAATTGGATGTAAGATCACATCATATACATGTACacctatgtaagtgtgtgtgtgtgtgtgtgtgtttcaggcgaCAGGAGTTGCGTGAGTTGAGACTTCTTCagaaggaggagcagagagccaTGCAGCAGCTCAACAACAAACTCCAGATGCAGAGGGAGCAACTCTTCAGGCGCTTTGAACAGGAGACCACTGTacggaaacacacactcacacacacacacacacacacacacacacaagcagcagtAACACttcactgaccccccccccccccccccccccccccatgtgtgtgtagggtaaaAAGCGTCAATATGAGCAGGAGCTGGAGACCTTGGAGAAGCAGCAGAAGCAGTCCATCGAGCGCCTGGAGCAGGAGCACACCAGCCGCCTGAGGGACGAGGCCAAGCGCATCAAATCAGAGCAGGACAAGGAGCTCGCCAAGTTCCAGAACATGCTTAAGAACCGCAAGAAagaggtacacacactctcgctctct
This genomic stretch from Alosa sapidissima isolate fAloSap1 chromosome 16, fAloSap1.pri, whole genome shotgun sequence harbors:
- the slka gene encoding STE20-like serine/threonine-protein kinase isoform X3, with amino-acid sequence MSFFNFRKIFKLGTEKKKKQYEHVHRDLNPEEEWEIVGELGDGAFGKVYKAQNRQTNVLAAAKVIDTQTEEELEDYMVEIDILASCDHPNIVKLLDAYYYLNKLWILIEFCGGGAVDAVMLELERPLTEPQIRVVCKQTLEALQYLHDNKVIHRDLKAGNILLTIGGEIKLADFGVSAKNTKTLQRRDSFIGTPYWMAPEVVMCETSKDRPYDYKADIWSLGVTLIEMAEIEPPNHELNPMRVLLKIAKSEPPSLMKPSRWSAEFKDFLRKCLDKNMDNRWTTAQLLQHPFVVSVVDNKPMRELIAEAKAEVTEEIEEGKEEEEEDDTDPLLVVPSHKRALSDASAGSSEDERGIPSPAPLDAVSEMAEPEPQPYQVKGHEEKEVVVMETPAGTEEEVQARAEDEDKDQPEAVPEVQDTVPVISETEEKDKKIEINERKSEEKEEEEEEKKREKIEKKVEEEKEADVSEEVKAEVKEVEEEEVMKEDDEVNGEEEQKELEMENNEEKEDKVIEKLPPLSDASERADAETGEEINHKPEEPVDKPAEPQEPEEQKPEVETAAEPAEQSDSISAEPKELPTRTGGSEKLDSTTETKKDKEEEEEEEKDAKEEPAEGGELSSDGAAAAVESTENPSEAISQEEVQGAEEEVVKGEEEEKEEKEVENDKSPDLGKVADEEKKESLTEPPVTSVTDVPPVIVVEGDEGIQTTVTKVEEEKEKEKDSDSGNSSAADTNSIDINLSISNFLSKNKDGSVSIQDTRRQKKTLKKTRKFMVDGVEVSVTTSKIVTDNDTKSEELRFLRRQELRELRLLQKEEQRAMQQLNNKLQMQREQLFRRFEQETTGKKRQYEQELETLEKQQKQSIERLEQEHTSRLRDEAKRIKSEQDKELAKFQNMLKNRKKEEQEFLQRQQQELDAALKRIIQQHKHELATIERDCLNNKQQLMRAREAAMWELEERHLQEKHQLLKQQLKDQYFMQRHQLLKRHDKEMEQMAGYNQRLMEEMKNKHTQEKGRLPKIQRSEAKTRMAMFKKSLRITGTGTPEQDRDKIKQFAIQEEKRQKNERLHQQQKHENQMRDLQLQCDSNNRELQQLQNEKCHLLVEHETQKLKELDEEHGHELKEWREKLRPRKKALEEEFSRKQQEQDVFFSTSGDSECLNPSAQSRVSKFYPVPGAHSSGS